CACCAGCCACGGTGGCTGGCGGCAGTACCGCGCGGCGACGGCGACGGTCCCTCGCTGAGCCCGCGGCACGGCACCGGAGGCGTCCCCGGCGGGGGCGCCTCCGGCGCGTGCGGGGTCAGGACCGGCGCTCGAGCACCCCGCGCACGAAGGCGGCCTGGCCGGCGTGCTCGAGGCAGTCGTCCAGGACGCTGACCAGCCGTACCCCGAGGGTCACCGGCGGGTCCCAGCGCTCGTCGACCACCCGGTCGAGGTCCTCGTCCCGCAGCCCTCGGATGAACTCGACGGACCGCTGGTGGACGGCGTCGTAGTACCCGAGCACCAGGCCGGCACCGAAGCCGCGGACGGCCCCCACCTCGGCCGACGTGTGGCCGTAGCCCACCCCGCCGACCGGCAGGTCGAACCGGGCGTCCCAGCCGTCGGAGGTCCACGCCTGCTCCCGGCCCGCGACCTCGGAGACGTGGTCGTCCTGCACCCGGGTGAGGTGCCACAGCAGCCAGCCGATCGAGTTCGCGTCCGGGTCGAGCCGGACGGCGAGGTCCTCGGGCCCGAGTCCCTCACCGGCGCGGTGGACCGAGCCCTCGATGCGCGACCACCCGTCGAGGAGCAGGTCGGTCGCGGCGCTCACCGCCCACCACCGACGAGGCCCTGCTCGGTGAGCCACTCGGTGGCGATCGTGGCGGAGTCGAGCTGCTCGTTCACGCTGCGCGCGTTGAGCGCGATGAGCTCCTCGGTGGTGAGGGCCGCGCTCACCGGGGCGAGGATGTCGGTGAGCTCCTCGGCGCGGTCCGCGGTGACGAGCGGGACGACGTTCTGCGCGAGGATCATGCTCTCCGGGTCCTCGAGGGTGACGAAGTCGCCGGTGGCGAGGTCCGGGTCGGCGGTGTAGATGTCACCCATGGTGATGGTGCCGTCGCGGATCGCGTCCTTGGTCAACGGGCCGCCGCTGTCGCCGATGGCGACGAAGTCGACGTCCACGCCGTAGAACTCCTGCAGCCCGTCCGGGCCGTAGGGGCGGCTCTCGAGCTCGGCGTTGCCACCGACGGTGATCTCGCCGTCGTAGCCGGCGAGGTCGGCGAGGCTGGTGATGCCGTTCTCCTCGGAGAACTCGGCGGTGACGTTGTAGGAGTCGGCGTCCTGCGCCTCGGCGTACTCGAGGACCGTCAGGCCCTCGGGCAGCGCGTCCGGCAGCGCCGCGGCGACGTCCTGCGAGCTGCGCGCCTCGGTGTCGGGCACGTAGAACTGCAGGAGGTTGCCGGTGTACTCCGGGATGACGTCGACCTCGCCGCCCTCGAGGGCCTGGAGGTAGACGTCGCGCTGGCCGATCTGGAACTGGCGGGAGACGTCGAGGCCGGCGTCCTCGAGCACCTGGGCGTAGATCTCGGCGAGGATCTCGTTGGAGTAGTAGGCCTGGGAGCCGACGACGACGGCGGCGTCGTCGGCCGCCGACGCCTCCTCCTCGGTCGGCTCGGCGAGCGGGTCACCCGACCCGCAGGCGGCGAGCGTGAGCACGGCAGTGGCCAGCAGGGCCACGCGGGAGGTCTTCATCGGTGTCCTTCCGTCGACGTGGAGAGCCTGCCCTGTCCGCCCGCCACCCGCACAGCGAAATAGCCGAGGACCGCGAAGACGGCGTCCAGGACGACGGCGAGGGCGACGATGGCGATGGCGCCACCGAGCATCTCGTCGTAGCGGCGCAGCGAGATCCCGCGCAGGATGTAGATGCCCAGGCCGCCCAGCCCGACGTAGGCGGCGAGCACGGCGGTCGCGACGATCTGCAGCGCCGCGCTGCGCAGCCCGCCGACGAGCAGCGGCAGCCCGAGGGGCGCCTCGACGCGCAGCAGCACCTGCCACGGTGTCATGCCCATGGCGCGGGCGGAGTCGGTGACCGCGCCGTCGACGTTCTCCACCCCGGCGTAGGCGCCGGCGAGCACCGAGGGCACCCCGAGGACGACGAAGACGACGGTCGCGGCGAGGTCCGCCTTCCCCACCCCGACGAGGAGGGTGAGGACGGTGAGCAGGCCGAGGGAGGGCAGCGCGCGCCCGGCGCCGGCGAGGGCGACGGTGAGCTGGCGGCCGCGGCCGGTGTGGCCCACGAGGTAGCCGAGCGGGACGGCGACGAGGGCCGAGACGAGCAGGGCCACCAGCGTGTACTGCAGGTGCTCACCGACCCGGTCGAGGACCGTTGCCCTCCCGGTCCACTGCTCGGGGGCGGTGAGCCAGGCCCACGCCTCGGCGAAGAGCGTCATCCGGCACCTCCCGCGGTGAGCTGGACGCGCCGTCCGGCCCGGGCGGCACGCCGGCTCGTCCACGGCAGCAGGAGCCTGCCGACAAGGACGAGGAGGACGTCGAAGAGGACGGCGAGCAGAAGGGTCGCGAGGATCCCGGTGACGATCTCGGCGACGATCCCGCGCTGGAGGCCGTCGGTGAACAGGTAGCCCAGGCTGCGGGTGCCGATGAGCACGCCGACGGTCACGAGGCTCACCGTGCTCACCGCGACGACCCGCAGCCCGGCGAGGAGCACCGGGCCGGCGAGCGGCAGGTCGACGGCCCAGAACCGGCCCCACGCCGAGTACCCGAGCGCCGTCGCCGCCGAGCGGACGGCCGGGTCGACCGCCTCGAGGGCGTCGGTGACGGAGCGGACCATGAGCGCGACGGCGTAGATGGTGAGCGCGATGAGGACGTTGAGCTCGGACAGGAAGCTGATCCCGACGAGCGGGGGGATCAGGACGAACAGGGCGAGGGAGGGGATCGTGTAGAGCAGGCCGAAGGCCGCGAGGATCGGCCCGCGCGCCCGGCGACGGCGCCAGGCGAGGACACCGGGCGGCAGCGCGAGGACGAGGCCGAGCACGATGGGCACGACGCTGAGCCGGGCGTGGCGGAGGGCGAGGTCGGTGACGAGCCCGGTGTTGGCGA
Above is a genomic segment from Georgenia wutianyii containing:
- a CDS encoding ABC transporter permease; protein product: MDWFLANTGLVTDLALRHARLSVVPIVLGLVLALPPGVLAWRRRRARGPILAAFGLLYTIPSLALFVLIPPLVGISFLSELNVLIALTIYAVALMVRSVTDALEAVDPAVRSAATALGYSAWGRFWAVDLPLAGPVLLAGLRVVAVSTVSLVTVGVLIGTRSLGYLFTDGLQRGIVAEIVTGILATLLLAVLFDVLLVLVGRLLLPWTSRRAARAGRRVQLTAGGAG
- a CDS encoding mycothiol transferase; this encodes MSAATDLLLDGWSRIEGSVHRAGEGLGPEDLAVRLDPDANSIGWLLWHLTRVQDDHVSEVAGREQAWTSDGWDARFDLPVGGVGYGHTSAEVGAVRGFGAGLVLGYYDAVHQRSVEFIRGLRDEDLDRVVDERWDPPVTLGVRLVSVLDDCLEHAGQAAFVRGVLERRS
- a CDS encoding ABC transporter substrate-binding protein, with amino-acid sequence MKTSRVALLATAVLTLAACGSGDPLAEPTEEEASAADDAAVVVGSQAYYSNEILAEIYAQVLEDAGLDVSRQFQIGQRDVYLQALEGGEVDVIPEYTGNLLQFYVPDTEARSSQDVAAALPDALPEGLTVLEYAEAQDADSYNVTAEFSEENGITSLADLAGYDGEITVGGNAELESRPYGPDGLQEFYGVDVDFVAIGDSGGPLTKDAIRDGTITMGDIYTADPDLATGDFVTLEDPESMILAQNVVPLVTADRAEELTDILAPVSAALTTEELIALNARSVNEQLDSATIATEWLTEQGLVGGGR
- a CDS encoding ABC transporter permease → MTLFAEAWAWLTAPEQWTGRATVLDRVGEHLQYTLVALLVSALVAVPLGYLVGHTGRGRQLTVALAGAGRALPSLGLLTVLTLLVGVGKADLAATVVFVVLGVPSVLAGAYAGVENVDGAVTDSARAMGMTPWQVLLRVEAPLGLPLLVGGLRSAALQIVATAVLAAYVGLGGLGIYILRGISLRRYDEMLGGAIAIVALAVVLDAVFAVLGYFAVRVAGGQGRLSTSTEGHR